The Pan troglodytes isolate AG18354 chromosome 8, NHGRI_mPanTro3-v2.0_pri, whole genome shotgun sequence genome window below encodes:
- the MTRNR2L7 gene encoding Humanin-like 7, producing the protein MATGGFGCLLLLIREIDLSMKRQI; encoded by the coding sequence ATGGCCACAGGAGGGTTTGGCTGCCTCTTACTTTTAATCAGGGAAATTGACCTATCCATGAAGAGGCAGATATAA